The following coding sequences lie in one Rickettsiella endosymbiont of Rhagonycha lignosa genomic window:
- a CDS encoding MraY family glycosyltransferase, translated as MMSFFSIVITFFITIFCVVLLCPLALRLDLIDTPDIRKQHQGNIPLIGGLAMLMGLLVGLLTLPISLQSYRSFIAGSALLVFVGMLDDFRELSPKSRFFAQIAAVLLMIFWGNNYITHLGNLIFFKDIYLGHYSSLMVTLIAGLGIINAINMIDGVDGLAGTLVLVELILLIFAAVLTQHFSAASILLLMAASVLGFLWFNFPFLGRAHAQIFMGDAGSMLLGFGLVWFLIELSQCNFRPITPVTMLWIMSVPLFDATAVMLYRLIKGQSVTFSDRQHGHHLLLALKFTPLQINSIFGCTNFVLGLIGLCAFYYQFNASVMFMSFLLVFIIYFFVVNNCRNSLIKN; from the coding sequence ATGATGAGTTTTTTTTCTATAGTAATAACTTTTTTTATTACTATATTCTGCGTCGTTCTATTATGTCCTTTAGCCCTACGGCTGGATTTAATCGATACGCCCGATATTCGAAAACAACATCAAGGAAACATTCCCTTGATAGGCGGTTTAGCGATGTTAATGGGTTTATTAGTTGGCTTATTAACCTTGCCTATTTCTCTGCAAAGTTATCGTAGTTTCATTGCTGGATCGGCTTTATTAGTCTTTGTTGGCATGTTAGATGATTTTCGAGAGCTATCACCAAAAAGTCGTTTTTTTGCACAAATTGCTGCAGTATTGTTGATGATTTTTTGGGGAAATAATTATATTACACATCTCGGTAATCTGATTTTTTTTAAAGATATTTATTTAGGTCATTATTCCAGTTTAATGGTGACCTTGATTGCCGGATTAGGAATTATTAATGCCATTAATATGATAGATGGTGTTGACGGATTGGCAGGGACATTAGTATTGGTGGAATTAATTTTATTAATTTTTGCTGCAGTGCTAACACAACATTTTTCTGCCGCAAGTATTTTGTTGTTAATGGCAGCCAGTGTTTTAGGTTTTCTTTGGTTTAATTTTCCTTTTCTCGGTCGTGCGCATGCACAGATATTCATGGGTGATGCCGGAAGTATGTTGTTAGGCTTTGGATTAGTGTGGTTTTTAATTGAACTTTCACAATGCAATTTTCGGCCAATAACACCAGTGACGATGCTATGGATAATGTCTGTACCACTTTTCGATGCTACTGCCGTAATGTTATATCGATTAATAAAAGGTCAATCGGTTACTTTTTCAGATCGACAACACGGCCATCATTTATTATTAGCTTTAAAATTTACTCCTTTACAAATTAATAGTATTTTCGGTTGTACAAATTTTGTATTAGGTTTAATTGGTTTGTGCGCTTTTTATTATCAGTTTAATGCAAGCGTTATGTTTATGAGTTTTTTACTAGTTTTTATTATTTATTTTTTTGTTGTCAATAATTGTC